The following nucleotide sequence is from Zingiber officinale cultivar Zhangliang chromosome 10A, Zo_v1.1, whole genome shotgun sequence.
ATAAGAATAGTGGAAGATATTATTACCTTATAGAGAGCGCAATTTTTCCAAATGTCCCCATGATATATTTTCATAAGATTCACATTCCAATGGTCTAAATTCAATAACAAAGAAAGCTATGAGGGTGCTTTTTATTTTcgcttttagtattttttttaaaattagaatatCTATTtgatgataataaaaataaaatatattttttttaatttttgcctAACTTAACAGATATTGAGCTATATAAAACCACTATTTTGGTTTCAGTCCAATCACCAATTTATAATGAAAGCAAGATGTTAATTTTTATGGTGCCATTTAAAAGAATAATgtgataattattatttattaaaaaaaattacaaagagAAATATTTACTAAGTTATATAAAGATTAATTTATtgtatcattttttatttttcataaatactTTAAATAATTGTATTATATTGTTCCATTTGTTTATTAGGACAATTTATGAAtatcccttttatttttttctttcacaaaatattatattttttattttttttataattctttaTTATGCAGAAAGAAAGATATCAAGAGGTGGTTGGGCCATCACCAGCAATACAACCAGTAGTTGAAACAGATATCAGAAACAAACAACTGGTTGCGGTGTGAACAAGTCGAGCCAAACTTAGCTAACGGTTTCGTTATCTTTACAGTTTAGGATTAGGGTTTAAGGTATTTGTCGTatgtatttttattattgaacgaacataaataaacttaagACGACAGATAAAGAGATTATAGTAAGATTAATGGGCAACAAGATCATTACAAGTATTCTGAGCATGTAACTATCAGTAGTTTAAGTTTCTATTGACATGTACATCCTAATTTCCTGAAAAAATTTGATTGAAGTTTCTATGATCCTTCAGCTATCGTGGTCGCGATCGATAGCAATGGCCACAGTCGTTGGTAACCACTCCTTCGCATTGCTTCTCGTTTGGTCCCTCTTAGTCGCGGAGAGTCGAATGAGTCTTGGTCCAGGTTCATGTTTCAAATTGTCCCTTAGTTGGTTCAGGCTGGGCACCAACACCCTTTCAGCCCAGTCATCCAATGTTGCGCCACTGAGCCATAGACCGCCGgtgattttgtccagagcttcgTCGTCGATCCTAATTGCGATCCCCTCACCCACCGTGGTTGTGAATTTCATTGACACGGACTCGACAACGTCCCGTTGTAGCTGAGCAAAGTGAACTGGCTTGAACATTACAACACCGTCGACTAGTTGGGTGAGGTCTGAGGCCAAGGAAGATGTTGAGTGGCTAACCGTGAGCCTGCCCTTGTCGAACTCATGCTCACCGACTGATAGGTTAAGGTCGAGGGAAAGGCTAGTGCTTACGGAGCTATCCTTCCTAAGCTTAATTGGTCTATCATCGTAGCAAATTGAAGTCGGATGTCGTTTCCCGGTCTTGTTCCCGATTGTAAGCTCCAATTCAAATCCGCCACGGGCAGAATCAACTATGGTTTTCTCATACTCGATGAGGGAACTATATGAGCTCTTTAGGCCTTCCGGTAGCCAATCTGAAGTAAGAACAAAGACGATACTCCCTAAACTGACCTCCCGACCATACGAATCAACGAGATGCCCTCTCTCGATTGCTTTCTTAATCTTACCCTGAGCTAGCATGTCCGCTTGATCTATGTTCTCAAGGACTATCATCGAAAAAGGGTTTCGGCGTGCTTCTTCCGCTATTCGATCCATCGATGTCCTTCCGCGGAGACTTAAATTAGACTCTTCGACATCACCAAAGGTGCTTGGTGAATGACCAAAGTTCACAACCATAGGACCAGTACCAAACATTAGCTCGGATAGAGCAGTGGCCATCTTCTTCTTACCGATTTTGTCCGGCCCCGCAAGAAGAAGCCATATATCGCCTTTCGTAGCACGGCCGCGCCTCTTTCCGTTACCCGACTTGCATTGCATCACAACAGAAGCAACAGCTGAAGCTGCTTCCTGTTGCCAACTGACTTTCTCTGTGAGCCCACTAAATAGCCTCTTGAACATGTCGATGTCGGAAATGCCACCAACTTTAGCACTTCGGTGACCGGCGAACATGTCTTGCGTGCACCCAATCGAATCCTTGAGGCGCTCTTGGTGTGTTTTCGCAACCGAAGAAGTTGAAACTCCCGGGCTCCCGAGAACCAAATCAGCCTTCACTGAGCTATCTGGATGGTTAGTAGGCTGCTTTGCTGCAATAGCATCACCGGTTTGCGATAAGGTTAAATTGAGTTGAGGCGGTCGATGTGGATTCAAAACACTAGAGGGATTGGACAGAGTTGGAGATGATCGACAATATTCATGATGAAGTCGGGAACAAGTTTCACTCCATCTACTTCTAAGCTCTTCACTTCTTCGCTTCCGAATTAGTCCTTCCTCCTCACTCTACATAAGAACACAATGCTCATCGTTACGATGCCATGAGCAATGCAAAAGCCAATCAGTCGACTTGATAcctgaagaggagaagaggaggcaaTGCGCAACCACTGAGGCAATCCTCGGCTGTCCTCCGGTTTCGCGGAGTCCTTCTCTAACCCCTTGGCCATAAGTATGGACAATTCGCGCTCGTAACTTCCTGTGCAAGTGGGGCAGAGAGTTGTTCGTCGAGAAGATAGATCAGTGATCGATGGTGGTTGTCTTTGAAGAACTCCGGAGGCACCTATTCCAACTAAGGCTTTTGATGCCGCTAGGCTTTCGACATTGTTACCATGTATATTGTTGCCTCCAAATCTGCTAAAAGGAAAAGAGATTGTCAATCAATTGATTCATCTAAAATCGGACAGAACGACACTTTACTTCCTCTAAAGTAGAATGTCTAAATTGCGACTGAAAGAGCATGAAGGATCAGGAGTTGACCTTGGCGCGATGGGGACGGGTTGGAGATCCAAGTCGTTCTCCAGTGTCGGGTAGTACACCTGGCAGCGGAGGTACGTGGCGGAAGACGCCGCTCCGACGAGCCACATCCGGCTGTTCCCCTGGAAATGCTTCCAGAGGCTCGCCATTTCCTGTACAGTAGCGCGGCTGGTTTCGGAGAGGGATGGCTTTCCGGCGCCGCTGGGGCTCTCCGCGAGCCATTTTAAGTCGCCCAGATCAAGAATCACGGCGCGGTCGCCGCTGCTGATGGAGGACTCGatcgagctaccgagctccctGATCTTGGTGGGGAGAAGGGAGTGGTCGGCGGCGGAAATGGAGGCGATTTCCTTCGCAAAGGGGAGAATTTGCGCGTTGCGAAGCGGCGACGGGGCGTCGAGGGAGCGAATCCTCTGCAGCACTTGTTGGAGGGTGGCGTCGAGGTCGCAGTCGCCGACGAGGATGGGGTTTCGCTTTGTGGGTCTTGAGAGGATGTCTAGGACGCGCTTCACTTCGTCTTCTCTCGGCCGGTCGGCGCCGCTGGAGCCTCCTCCTACGCCGCCGCCGCCGTGGGGGTAGTGAAGGCGGGGATTGAGGTAGACATTGCGGGAGACGGCGGCGGCGATGGCGGCGGATGAGGAGGATGGAAGGGATTGTTCGATGGCGGCTTTGACGGCGGTGGAGGAGAAGCTGGCCTCGCGCATGACGCGGCTGATGGAAGGGTCGTCGAGGATGGACATGACGAGCTGCTCCAGGTTGACCTTGACGGCGAGGAGCGGCGGCTGGTGCTGGGGGCACCCGCGGCGCTGGTTGGCCTGCGCGCGCTTGAGGGCCGCCATGAGTGCATTGGAGATACTaggctccgccgccgccgccgccgaggCAGGGAGGCGGTCGAGGGCGACAGAGAAGCAGAGCTCGAGGGCGCGGCAGCGGAGGGGATGGGACGAGGGCGCCTCCAGGTTGTGCGAGCGCGCGCAGGCCTGGCGGAGGAGCCCGCCAGGGGCCGCCAGCAGCATCGCCGCCACGTGCAGCGGCGTCGCCTGCCCGTGACTCCGCCGCGCCGCCTCCCCAATCGACTGCGTCAGCACGGCCGCGGCCTCCGGCGTCAACGTCTGTTGAATCGTGCTCAGCCCCGCCTTCATCGCCTCTCCGATCTCCAAAATCTCATCTTTCCAAATCCAAACACATCAAAATCCAACCTTTTTCTTCCTACTGCAGACAAATCACTCCCAACCACGCCAAAAACAGCACGACCATCGCATTCAATTCAACCACTAGCCGCCATGGCCCAGCTTGCCGAGCTCCACAGAGAAGATCAAAAGATCGAATTTTTGTCAACCGTTTCagaaatccaatctttcatgatTTCGCTCTCGTTGCCTCTTCAATCTCCGTCTCTCACTACATTTATATAAGCACGGCTTCAAACCATGTTCTTGATCCTTTGACCTTTCCCATTCAAACACTTCTAAAAAAGCCCTTCAAATATTTCTAGCTTCTAAACATCCACTAAATTTTCAAATCCTCAAAATACCCTAATTAGGTCAGTCATTTGACAGGATAGATCGACCCGATATTTTACCTAATTGAAAAATCTCCAATCCAAACTCATGAACCCATTAAAACAATTAAAATGTTAAGTTTGATTTACAGATTAGCTAAGTCAAATCTAAGAGTCCAttgaatttttcattttaattttaa
It contains:
- the LOC122028281 gene encoding protein SMAX1-like, which produces MKAGLSTIQQTLTPEAAAVLTQSIGEAARRSHGQATPLHVAAMLLAAPGGLLRQACARSHNLEAPSSHPLRCRALELCFSVALDRLPASAAAAAEPSISNALMAALKRAQANQRRGCPQHQPPLLAVKVNLEQLVMSILDDPSISRVMREASFSSTAVKAAIEQSLPSSSSAAIAAAVSRNVYLNPRLHYPHGGGGVGGGSSGADRPREDEVKRVLDILSRPTKRNPILVGDCDLDATLQQVLQRIRSLDAPSPLRNAQILPFAKEIASISAADHSLLPTKIRELGSSIESSISSGDRAVILDLGDLKWLAESPSGAGKPSLSETSRATVQEMASLWKHFQGNSRMWLVGAASSATYLRCQVYYPTLENDLDLQPVPIAPRFGGNNIHGNNVESLAASKALVGIGASGVLQRQPPSITDLSSRRTTLCPTCTGSYERELSILMAKGLEKDSAKPEDSRGLPQWLRIASSSPLQSEEEGLIRKRRSEELRSRWSETCSRLHHEYCRSSPTLSNPSSVLNPHRPPQLNLTLSQTGDAIAAKQPTNHPDSSVKADLVLGSPGVSTSSVAKTHQERLKDSIGCTQDMFAGHRSAKVGGISDIDMFKRLFSGLTEKVSWQQEAASAVASVVMQCKSGNGKRRGRATKGDIWLLLAGPDKIGKKKMATALSELMFGTGPMVVNFGHSPSTFGDVEESNLSLRGRTSMDRIAEEARRNPFSMIVLENIDQADMLAQGKIKKAIERGHLVDSYGREVSLGSIVFVLTSDWLPEGLKSSYSSLIEYEKTIVDSARGGFELELTIGNKTGKRHPTSICYDDRPIKLRKDSSVSTSLSLDLNLSVGEHEFDKGRLTVSHSTSSLASDLTQLVDGVVMFKPVHFAQLQRDVVESVSMKFTTTVGEGIAIRIDDEALDKITGGLWLSGATLDDWAERVLVPSLNQLRDNLKHEPGPRLIRLSATKRDQTRSNAKEWLPTTVAIAIDRDHDS